Proteins co-encoded in one Dama dama isolate Ldn47 chromosome 2, ASM3311817v1, whole genome shotgun sequence genomic window:
- the LOC133067409 gene encoding large ribosomal subunit protein uL30-like, with protein sequence MEGAEEKKKKVPAVPETLKKKQKNFAELKIKRLRKKFAQKMLRKARRKLIYEKAKHYHKEYRQMYRTEIRMARMARKAGNFYVPAEPKLAFVIRIRGINGVSPKVRKVLQLPRLRQVFSGTSVKLNKASVNMLRIVEPCIAWGYPNLKSVNELIYKRGYGKINKKRIALTDNALIARSLGKYGIICMEDLIHEIYTVGKRFKEANNFLWPFKLSSPRGGMKKKTTHFVEGGDAGNREDQINRLIRRMN encoded by the coding sequence ATGGAGGgtgcagaagagaagaaaaagaaggttccTGCTGTGCCAGAAACccttaagaaaaagcaaaaaaatttcGCAGAGCTTAAGATCAAGCGCCTGAGAAAGAAGTTTGCCCAAAAGATGCTTCGAAAGGCAAGGAGGAAGCTTATTTATGAAAAAGCTAAGCATTACCACAAGGAATACAGGCAGATGTACAGAACCGAAATTCGAATGGCTAGGATGGCACGGAAAGCTGGCAACTTCTATGTACCCGCGGAACCCAAATTGGCATTTGTCATCAGGATCAGAGGTATCAACGGTGTGAGCCCGAAGGTTCGAAAGGTGCTGCAGCTCCCTCGCCTCCGGCAGGTCTTCAGTGGCACCTCTGTGAAGCTCAACAAGGCATCAGTTAACATGCTGAGAATTGTGGAGCCATGCATTGCATGGGGGTACCCAAATCTGAAGTCTGTAAATGAACTGATCTACAAGCGTGGTTATGGCAAAATCAACAAAAAGCGAATTGCCCTGACAGACAACGCATTGATTGCTCGATCTCTTGGGAAATACGGAATCATCTGCATGGAGGATCTGATTCATGAGATCTATACCGTTGGAAAACGtttcaaagaagcaaacaacTTCCTGTGGCCCTTTAAATTGTCTTCTCCACGAGgtggaatgaagaaaaagaccACCCATTTTGTAGAAGGTGGAGATGCTGGCAACAGGGAAGACCAGATCAACAGGCTTATTAGAAGGATGAACTAA